Proteins encoded together in one Equus asinus isolate D_3611 breed Donkey chromosome 12, EquAss-T2T_v2, whole genome shotgun sequence window:
- the LOC139039868 gene encoding POLG alternative reading frame-like translates to MEEEKSSGAELAARKEPGRRAAPAAELPLAPAARGATAAAGEGGRRWVLGGCVSVAEQETGWAREARRGAQGRRPGAHTRPRPPRLALRLLPRSAHPRAGATAASASSSASSRALAALRWAAGRGRPGSASSAGDVRSTRDSAPVPRARPGRSRAGAAHTAAGASLSSRAPASPSARAPSAPTCSALPLPPGCRAEREGPQPRGRRAHGAGKARGAQPSRAARGIPPALRLPAAGSPHAGPYTTMTRGPPLDPGGLGRGEIAAEGWGPEHFPGEGVRG, encoded by the coding sequence ATGGAAGAGGAAAAATCGAGCGGGGCTGAGCTCGCTGCGCGGAAGGAGCCGGGCAGGCGAGCCGCGCCGGCCGCGGAGTTACCGCTCGCTCCGGCTGCCCGCGGCGCAACGGCGGCGGCCGGCGAGGGCGGAAGGCGGTGGGTGCTtggtgggtgtgtgtctgtggcgGAGCAGGAGACAGGCTGGGCGCGGGAGGCGAGGCGGGGCGCTCAGGGGCGCCGGCCCGGCGCGCACACCCGCCCGCGGCCACCCCGCCTCGCGCTCCGCCTCCTCCCGCGCTCCGCGCACCCGCGGGCTGGAGCGACCgccgcctccgcctcctcctccgcctcctcccggGCGCTCGCGGCTCTAAGATGGGCGGCGGGCCGGGGACGCCCGGGCTCGGCCTCGAGCGCGGGAGATGTGCGCTCGACCCGGGACAGCGCCCCCGTGCCCAGGGCGCGGCCGGGGCGCAGCAGGGCGGGCGCCGCCCACACCGCGGCGGGCGCCTCCCTCTCCTCCCGCGCGCCCGCCTCTCCCTCGGCCCGAGCCCCCTCCGCACCCACCTGCTCCGCGCTGCCGCTCCCGCCAGGCTGCCGCGCCGAGCGGGAGGGTCCGCAGCCCCGCGGGCGCCGCGCACACGGCGCCGGGAAAGCCCGGGGCGCCCAGCCAAGCCGCGCTGCTCGTGGGATTCCCCCGGCCCTGCGGCTCCCGGCGGCTGGCTCTCCCCACGCCGGTCCCTACACGACCATGACCCGGGGCCCGCCACTCGACCCCGGGGGACTGGGACGAGGAGAGATCGCTGCCGAGGGATGGGGCCCGGAGCATTTTCCCGGAGAAGGAGTGCGGGGATAA